The following coding sequences lie in one Candidatus Dependentiae bacterium genomic window:
- a CDS encoding RpiB/LacA/LacB family sugar-phosphate isomerase, which produces MKISIGSDHRGYVLKNDIIKHFSQYQWLDVGAHDRERSDFPIYTKKVCLDVLQGVAQIGIFVCGSGVGPSIAANRHKGIYAALCWNEEVARSAREKNGSNLLLLPADYLSSHQTFSIIESWLGATFQGGRYQERLDMIDQ; this is translated from the coding sequence ATGAAGATTTCTATTGGGTCTGATCACCGTGGATATGTTTTGAAAAATGACATCATAAAGCATTTTTCTCAATATCAGTGGCTTGATGTTGGTGCGCATGATCGTGAGCGTTCAGACTTTCCAATCTATACAAAAAAAGTTTGCCTAGATGTTTTGCAGGGGGTTGCGCAGATAGGTATCTTTGTATGTGGCTCTGGAGTTGGTCCTTCGATTGCGGCAAATCGGCATAAAGGTATTTATGCAGCATTGTGTTGGAATGAAGAGGTTGCACGAAGTGCGCGAGAAAAAAATGGCTCAAACCTCCTTCTTTTGCCTGCTGATTATCTCTCTTCTCATCAAACTTTTTCTATCATCGAGTCATGGCTTGGAGCAACGTTTCAGGGAGGGCGTTATCAGGAACGGCTTGACATGATTGACCAATAA
- a CDS encoding diguanylate cyclase yields MKSNLLKNNVLVVGQSCVHQEVTQALGDDYQIIALDKAANLLALIIELPTISCVIIEYTEKILLEICTLKAHFKTYSIPIIAILSTLCPETMHQIVQSGIDDFIQKPLVAQALQMRMSINTTRSLRNQNTNPLTKLPGNELVTTTITNRLSQSFAMVYADLDHFKAYNDVYGFAQGDQLLLALAHILVNTTQTLGNPTDFVGHVGGDDFAIISTPDKAELIAQKVCVQFDQLAPSFYNEHDRTQKKIVTFNRQGDVQEFPLITLSCVLVSNATRTLSSTAHVAQIIAELKRYAKNKPDGVIRSNYVKDRRTK; encoded by the coding sequence ATGAAAAGTAATCTTTTAAAGAACAATGTTTTAGTTGTTGGGCAAAGCTGTGTGCACCAAGAAGTCACTCAAGCCCTTGGGGACGATTACCAAATTATAGCACTCGATAAAGCGGCAAATTTGCTGGCGCTGATTATAGAGCTCCCCACTATTTCTTGCGTTATCATCGAATACACTGAGAAAATCTTGCTTGAAATTTGTACGCTCAAAGCACATTTCAAAACCTACTCGATTCCAATAATCGCAATTTTATCGACATTATGTCCTGAAACAATGCATCAAATTGTACAATCCGGAATCGACGATTTCATACAAAAACCCCTTGTCGCTCAAGCACTCCAGATGCGTATGAGCATCAATACCACTCGATCACTTCGCAACCAAAATACAAATCCCTTAACTAAACTTCCTGGAAACGAACTGGTCACCACCACAATTACCAATCGCCTCAGTCAGTCCTTTGCAATGGTTTATGCTGATCTTGATCACTTTAAGGCCTACAACGACGTATACGGCTTTGCACAAGGAGACCAACTCTTACTTGCACTTGCTCACATACTCGTGAACACAACGCAAACATTGGGCAACCCAACGGATTTTGTTGGCCATGTAGGAGGAGACGATTTTGCAATTATCTCAACGCCTGATAAAGCAGAATTGATTGCACAAAAGGTTTGCGTACAATTTGATCAGCTGGCACCCAGTTTTTACAACGAGCACGATCGAACACAAAAAAAAATTGTCACGTTCAATCGCCAAGGCGATGTTCAAGAGTTTCCACTTATCACGCTTTCATGCGTCCTTGTTTCCAATGCAACGCGCACACTGAGTTCAACTGCACACGTTGCGCAGATTATTGCTGAACTTAAGCGATATGCAAAGAACAAGCCCGACGGCGTTATACGTAGTAATTATGTAAAAGACCGTCGCACAAAATGA